In Desulfovibrio psychrotolerans, a single window of DNA contains:
- a CDS encoding phenylacetate--CoA ligase family protein translates to MTRKDRTEGIYSRREVLDESERRQYYLIQLKDLLSYAYRYSEDVKKRFDRAQFQVEKFKTLSDLKHIPILKKKELIFLQSMGPRLGGLLTKDLGELKRIFLSPGPIFDPEDRADDYWGYTEGFYSAGFRSGDVAQITFNYHLAPAGLMFEEPLRNLGCATIPAGPGNAATQLEIMQKLRVTGYVGTPSYLMHLAQKAEEKGLNLRKDMFLEVAFVTGEKISEKMRSQLEKKFDLIMRQGYGTADVGCIGYECFHKTGLHIANRAYVEICHPDTGIPLKDGEVGEIVVTAFNKTYPLIRLATGDLGYIDRSPCACGRTSPRIGSIVGRVDTTARIKGMFVYPHQVEQVMARFDEVKRWQIEVTNPGGIDEMILYIEASNFKREDELLHQFREKIKLRPQLKILTPGSLPPQIRPIEDKRIWD, encoded by the coding sequence ATGACCCGTAAAGACCGTACAGAAGGCATCTACAGCCGCCGCGAGGTGCTGGACGAAAGTGAACGCCGTCAGTACTACCTCATTCAGCTCAAAGACCTTCTTTCCTACGCCTACCGCTATTCCGAGGACGTGAAAAAGCGTTTTGACCGCGCCCAGTTTCAGGTGGAAAAGTTCAAGACGCTCTCCGACCTCAAGCATATTCCCATTCTCAAAAAGAAGGAGCTTATCTTCCTCCAGTCCATGGGGCCGCGCCTCGGCGGTCTGCTCACCAAGGACTTGGGCGAACTCAAGCGCATCTTCCTGTCGCCCGGCCCCATCTTTGACCCGGAAGACCGGGCGGACGACTACTGGGGCTATACAGAAGGCTTTTACTCCGCAGGGTTCCGCTCCGGCGACGTGGCGCAGATCACCTTCAACTATCACCTCGCCCCGGCAGGTCTGATGTTCGAAGAGCCTCTGCGCAACCTCGGCTGCGCTACCATTCCCGCCGGACCCGGCAACGCCGCCACCCAGCTTGAGATCATGCAGAAGCTGCGCGTAACCGGCTATGTGGGCACGCCCAGCTATCTGATGCACCTTGCCCAGAAGGCGGAAGAAAAGGGCCTGAACCTGCGCAAGGACATGTTCCTTGAAGTGGCCTTTGTCACTGGCGAAAAGATTTCGGAAAAAATGCGCTCGCAGCTTGAAAAGAAGTTCGACCTCATCATGCGCCAGGGCTACGGCACGGCGGACGTGGGCTGCATAGGCTACGAATGCTTCCACAAAACCGGCCTGCACATTGCCAACCGCGCCTATGTGGAAATCTGCCACCCGGACACCGGCATTCCGCTCAAGGACGGCGAAGTGGGCGAAATCGTGGTCACCGCCTTCAACAAGACCTACCCGCTCATCCGCCTCGCCACCGGCGACCTTGGCTACATTGACCGTTCTCCCTGCGCCTGCGGCCGCACCTCGCCCCGCATCGGCTCCATCGTGGGCCGTGTGGACACCACCGCACGCATTAAGGGCATGTTCGTGTACCCGCATCAGGTGGAGCAGGTCATGGCCCGTTTTGACGAAGTGAAACGCTGGCAGATAGAAGTGACCAACCCCGGCGGCATTGACGAGATGATCCTGTATATCGAGGCGAGCAACTTCAAGCGCGAGGACGAACTGCTCCATCAGTTCCGCGAAAAGATCAAGCTGCGCCCGCAGTTGAAGATTCTCACCCCCGGCTCGCTCCCGCCGCAGATACGTCCCATCGAGGACAAGCGCATATGGGATTAA